The following nucleotide sequence is from Mugil cephalus isolate CIBA_MC_2020 chromosome 18, CIBA_Mcephalus_1.1, whole genome shotgun sequence.
GCGTGTTTCAACTCGGCCTCCAGACGCCGGTTTTCGGTGTAGACGTCCGGCACCAGCTCCACCCGCTCCGCGTCCACCAGCCCATTCTGTAGCATCTCGGTTTGAAAACAGTTGAGAGTTTCTGTCATCCCCTTTTGGAAGAGAAAGTTCCGTACGAAGTCAACCACGGTGGGCGGGTGGTGTGTGCGGGCGGCTGTGTTTGGCCTTCGAACAGCTCGAGAGTTGGCTTCTGTCCGGTTCTGGATGGCTTTCAGCGTCGCTTCCAAGTCTTCTTCCCCTTCTGTTAAACTCCATTCGTCTTCTAATGACACTTCATCGTATTTAAAGTCTTCTTCGCTGTCAGGCAGCGCGCTGACGGCTCCCTTTCCTTTAGTTTTGCGAGCAGCGTCCATTGTAtcgttttaatttaaagaaagtttGACGTTACTATGGTAACTACTCTGACAAATTCGCGCGAGATTTCACTAGTTCGCGTTTCGTCCATCAATTCACGCGAGATTTCACGAATTCGCGTTTGCAGCCTTCGTACGTCATCAAACAATCATGGCGGACTACCGAGAGGCGCCCTTGGCCACTCGGCCGAAAACATTGGATCCTAACGAATATTTCAACCTTTCGCCCGAATATAGGCGCGCCGAAGAGGCCAGGGCTGCTTTACGGGCAAACCTGAAGAGACAGTATCTGCAGCAACTCAATAACCCGCACAGGAAAGAGCTCATTGTAAGCGACTTCCTCGGAGCTGGTAGCAATGTCACCCTTGAAAAGGGCTAATGCATGTCCTTTCTTTTCGAGCGGAATGTCGAATAGGCCTAATTTAAATAGCGCTCATATTTACTAGGCTACATTTGAGTTTATATCCTAAATTATGacttttgtgtcatttaaaaatgatacCGTTTTGATGTCGGTTAACGGCGTTAGCTAACTAGCAGGGGCTGCTTTCATATTCCGCGTAGAGACGATTGCATGTTactttgtttgtgtgagaagCTAAACTGATTATATAGGGCGTTATAAATGCAAACTTTCCTTCTTTCCATGGAAACCTTTACAGCATTACTTGTAATACAGTTCATATTAGCAGCTGCGTTATTAAATAAGCAGGAATAAGTGGCATTTTTTGCCTTTGTaggttctcggtcatccaggtcatgatgtatcaaaagttgctttttttttggataagtaaCATATTCACAGTTGTTGTATCAATATTAGGCACATACCCAGCATTTTTATGACACTCACATTGTCAGATATTAGTTTCTGTGTGTCAGAAACTCTTGTGGATTTAAATCACTTCATATTAGCATTCTGTTTATGAATATTGTAATTCAACTACCGCTGTTTGTGTTGTACTGTGATCACATTTGGGTTTGCAATAAGAAGAACAGAAGGTTGTGGCATTGGCCAGGATGCACAGTGCCATTAGTAATATTATTagaaacacacatgtgcatTACCTGCTGTGACATGTCGGATGTAATctgctgttttttctcttttgtgtaATTGAATCTTCCTGTAAATTATTTACCCTGACTCAATATTCCACTGCTTAAATTcatttggtgtgttttttaGTCGCGTAGTAATCTTGGTGAATGATCCTAAAAGCTTTTTGCACTCTTGAATCATTGTAAATATCTTTTTTCCCTGCATTGAATTTCATGCTTTTGCTCTTACAGGACGACCCTGCGCTGACGAGATGGGTGTATGCACGAGCCAACACCTACCCACACTTCAAGCCCACATTCAAGACGTCCCTGTTGGGTGCAGTCTTTGGAGTTGCGCCCCTCTTCATCCTCTATTTTGTCTTCAAGACAGACAGGGTATGCAACAAGTTGCACGACAGTCTCCTCTTCAAGTTGTCATTTTAGTGAATGAACGATATCTAAAGTCTTAAGAAACACTTGGGCAGGAAATATTGATTTCTTAGAAATAATTTCGCCCAGTTCGGGCTTTCATTTGAAGCAGGGGAATGAAATTTAAACAGGAGATGGGATTATGTACCTCTGCGTTCTAGCAGGTCGGGGGCTGCCACTGGTGTTGTTATTGTCTCTACAGCTGTTCTCTTTATTACAGCCGCCTGCTACTGCACCGCAAAACATAACGAATGCACTAACTCAATACAAGAACAAATGGTTATTTTACCATGTTCTTGCAGCGGCCATTTTCTATTTACATTATTACTTCTGCTAAACTGTGATTTGGACATGAAACCCACCATAGACATCCGGAAAAAGCTATTTAGCTGTCGATCGGGCCTCATTGTTCCCTTTGAGGTGCGCAGTTgatctggttttctttttttgtcacagtgcCATTCACATTAGAAATGAATGCTTCATTTGAAATGCTGCCTGCTTTCATTTTCCTCCCCATTGTCATGGAGATTCGCCCTCCAGATCCTTGCCAATTGAAATTCCAGCGAGAATTTGGTGCAATTGTCACACTGCTGGGCTATCATGTTCGCCCCCTCCTTCTGctgggagggaggaaaaaaaaaactgcttgaaAATCATAGAACGCTCACTCATAAAACATGCAGTTGAGAAAATATCCGGAAGGTGAAGAGGGTGAGGGTGATATGActttgttgccatggaaactgtACTAACCCGTCGTGTGTTTGTCGTATGTCTTACAGGataggaaggaagagaggatcAAGGCTGGAATTGATGAGCGGAAGTTCTCGTTGTCATATTGAGGTCGTGCGTACGAAGACCTTCCTATGTGTTGTTGCATCTGCAGaagatgtcagtgtgtgtaattattaacagaataaaattatattGTCAAAACCAGTCAcgtggctttgttttttttggggtaaATGAGGGAAAGCTGCACATACTTGTACTACATGTTTGCtatgcacttttaatttctccaaggtgtttgggatcagtaggacctaagacgtataaaaactaagcatcatctttcaataggaagtagtagtttttgaaagaaagaaaaaaaaaacaatgtcctcatatgtggacactggaactatttcattatttacattataataaagtcactaatatgtgacaaaatataaaactgtttattttaatacctgaacatggctgagcaaagacagaattgtcccaacgtcctcaaacaagtacttgctaattagcgaggttgtagctcgttgcttttgataaaaatttgttaaatttgcaggtTATATCAAACTAGGAACAAGGATGTTCCtcatccacttttgtcctgtgatggtCTGTAGAATAAATCCgatatcatgtttttaccaactagtgtactgaccctttgctaccactagatggcagattaaagcgtccactaatgagcaCAATGGGTTTGAATGAAGCGGAATAAGTTGCAATCAAACCtaaaatgtccccatatgaggacgcagggtctcaggaggttaaaggtggaaattgtgaatgaaaaacaaacgcAGAACGTCACAACTGCTCAGTTTTATTGAGCTTCTCTCAATATATGTGACTATTCCTGTGATGTTTAGCAAAGAAAGCCAAGCACAACAAAGTCTGGGTTGCGTGTAGTTAAAGTAGAataaggatttttattttttattataattatttaggTAACATCCGTGTTTTTTTGGTCCACATTTCTTTTAACTTGTAGTTTCTTTACTCTTTGCTGGGCTTCCATTTGGGGTTAAAGTGGCTGCGGAGACCTTCCCAACACTTGTAGTAGGTCTTGTCAAGCCTCTGGCATGTTTGTAGGCCCCACTTAGTCACGGCCATGCTGAAGGACGACTCAAACATGAAagcctggaggaagaggaagaacatcaGACACATGCTATCGATTCGCAAAACGCTGTACTTTGAAAGTTGAAATTCTGTGTGTATTATTTCACCATGGTTCCCTCGGCCACCCTCTCAGGCTTGAGCTCGGCGGTGCTGTTCTTCTCGAAGCAGTCGACGTCCGGGCCGTGTGGGGTCATGATGCTGTGGAGGCTGGCCCCTCCCGGCTGGAAACCCTCCTCTTTGGCCTCGTAGTGGCCCTTGATCAGACCCATGAATTCACTCATGCAGTTCCCTGAAACGGACAGCAAGGTGCGCTGTTACACAAACCTAGAGGAGGGCAGAAGGAGCCGAGCCGCGACCCTGACTTCCGCTAGATGGCGTCACAGATCTGCGATGGACACAGACAAAGGGCGCCGTGGAGGATGGCCTCCACTGAAATGAGTCATGCAGCAGGTGGATTGTTCTCACCCACTGTCTTGACACTGGCTGTGTAAATGGACACGTTAGCTTCTGGGTGGCTTGTTTCAGTCCATGATAGACTAAAATTACCCTCGCCGGAGAGAATttgacatttccatttaaattaaatcaacatAGCTCCCTTTCGACTTGTGCCCTGCAGTATTTGAAAGTGGTGTTGAAGCACGGCcggcctctgtgtgtgtgtgtgtgtgtgtgtgtgttgtcattgCCGTGGTCTTACGGTGATAGTACGGCGGACGGAAGGTGTGGTCGGCCACACCCCAGCGCGGGGGGAAGATGACAAAGTCGGCAATGGCCACACCTGGTCTGTTGGATTTGGCGGTCAGGACGGTGAAGATGGACGGATCCTATGGGAAGATTGGAACGTGGCTGTTATCTTTTCACAGCCGGGCGTCGGGTCATTTCAAAAAGGAGGAATCGATATTAAAAGGCGCGTTTGTCCTCACCGCGTGGTCGAAGGCCACACAGTTGATGACCATGAAGTTCTCCAGGTTGTATTTGTAAGGTGTGTAGTTCCCGTGCCAGGCGACCACGTTGAACGGGGAGAAATCCTGCGTGCAGAGCGCACAACAAGACAAATAAGAGGAGTGTACCcaagcaacaaacacaaaagactttAAATTGAGCTTTTCACAGGAAAAGGGGAACAATGAATAATGTCTTTGTAATCGTAAATTCCCAAAGAGAGTACTTCTTGacataaagggaaaaaaaaactggtcaTAATGAAAAGGGTTGATTGTGAAAGAAGGTGcgcttctttcattctttcttctctttcattccCCCTGTTCTTTGTGATACGAGGCTCCAGGTATTATGGGGTAATTGGCTTCACAATCAAACTTTCCCAAACTTTGAGCATTTTGACGCTCGCGGCGGCGCAGTTACTGGGGGAGGGAGCGGCGGGTGCAGAGATATTTCTTTATCTAGATTGTTAAAAACCGCAGCaattttatatagtttctctgtTCTGATAATGTCgctgcggaaaaaaaaaaaaaaaaaaacattcaacagCAGCTCTAAAATCAATATAGTTCATTACAACTGGAGCTGCCTCCGTGCTGACCTCCAcactcctcacacacacacacgctcaggTGCAGCTCCACACAAGAAGCGCCAAAAACACACCGCCAATAACACACCGACAAACGCCTTTACACAAATTGTGCATGAGTAAATTATTACATAATTAATAaacaccaaaaagaaaaaaaaaaagaaaaatgttttacactCCCTCAATTGacaacgtgaaaaaaaaaaagggcacaaAAAGGCCCTTGGGGAACCCAGCGCAGGTAATTTCACGGACGTTCATCTGTGATAACTCCACTACATTCGATTAAAATGAAGGGAAAAATGGAAGAGAGTGaacacttgcacacacatgcacacaaaacacaaacatattggCCCAGTCAAGCAAATAATAAGTTAATTTGAGCAATTTCAGCACTCTGCAGGGGAACAAAACAGCAGGACcagacaggagcagcagcatcttctTCCCTGAGATGAGGCATGtgtacccccccaccccaccccacccaccgccccctccctccctccctccctacctaCCAACCCCTCCAATCCTATTTTCTTACTCCTGCAGCCTCACTCTCCAGGCTCGGGGGAAGGCTGGACACCGGGAAAAGAGCGTCACCTCTGACCCGCGGCACATAACCGGGGGCGGACGCTCAAATAGAGGCAACgaggaagatggaaaaaaaggtttgttttgcttcagGAAAGACAGTATCTTGCCCTTGTGTACTTCCTACGATGAATAATAACAGTGTGGTTTGACATGGTTTCCACGGTTACAAACCCCCAACCCCCCGCCCTTGACAAAcctctccctcccacctcctccctgtctcAGTAAAAAACCTCCTGTCAGACATTATGTGTCGATCCAATTATGCGCCCAACAGGACGTTTCGGGAGGGGGAGGATCATTCCCCGAGTGAAATATGCTGAAATTAATGCTTAACTTGGAAAAGGTTTTTAGTACAAAGCAAAGCTTCACAGGTACACTGTCTGCAGCTCCAGAATGCCTTAACTAATTATGAGTGATTAAGACTCATAAGGGAGTCGAGGCGGAAACCTGCTGAATGGATAACAGCTAACGCTTCGATATTAAATCATCAGGGATGGCAATTCAGTCGGCGGGAGCAGCTAATGGATCATATGCCTCACTTGGACAGTTTCCTGTTCGGCTTTGTGGCAGTTCGATGGCGCTTACTGAAGCAGACACAAACCTAAATAGGCTAATAGGCCaagtgtgtgtgtccctgtcaGACAGCTGGCATGTGTGCAGGTACAGAGCCACGCACAAACTTAGATGTCACAACAAGCACCTGTTGGCAGGCGAACAGCTTCCCCTGGTACTTGTTGATGACGGTGTAGCCGGTGGGCACTTTGCGATCCTCGTACCACACAACTGGACACAGGAAATCTCTGGGGTTGGCCAGACCGTTGGCTCCTGCAGAACATACACAGGTTCATAGCAACAACAGCAGATAATGTATCTATGTGTATTAATCCCACCAGGGGCAATAGGTTTGGACAGCTTGCATGCTATTACACAATACACATACGGCAGGATCAAATAAAAGTAGAAGTAAAATGCAGAGGAACACAGAGGAATCTATtgtcaataaatagaataaCTAAGTAActaaaaaaagattatatagAATTTAAGAGACGAATAGCAGagggaataaaatattttaaaagacgGTTTGTCGTACAGGCAGGTAGagcttacacaaacacatgaccaGGATTAGACAAGATGTTGGTTGCTTTCGTAAGTGTTTGCTGGTCAGGCATGCTAACGTTTGCACAATAAGCACAAATACAGCAGAGAATTCAGGTTATGAAGCAAAGCGTTGTCTAAATTACAATCATGCTAATTGCTaagggtgggtattggcaaggacttcacatcacgatacttgagccacgatacgatacattattgcaatattctacatagttcactgataAATTTTAAACGCAGCTTAACATAcacgttgtatatatgtacgTCAGATgacagtcagtgcatttacatgcacagcttaatggagctatgctcgaaatttgaacatttctgaatgaggtcctcgtcccagtttacatgcaacggagaaaatcgaataactgacgggaacatgtcctcctcctcaacactaggtggcgatatgtgtcttgccAGCgggttataataataataacaataataataataataataataatacggcCCACTTTATGGTTGACctgttacatcatataatacAGAAGCGTCATTCACCTGCATTTTAACAAAAACCAGATGGATAAcaatacagcttttttaatctcgtacgtaatgtgcacactacttatggtgcagataacatggcgctatccctcaggtggttcttctacggctctgtttaccttcttcttcttctacgaccggctttctgggatgttttttttctggagtcATAGGCcagcacagcagttgtggagcaagttgtccagttaaagtcagattaaggtgTATATGTGGCGGAGAAAATCTatttccagtcgcattatcaattaatcagataaggagaactctgattttagaaTAATGTACATGCAATAACGgaataatgtgtttacatgcacttaagttgtccagttgaagtcaatttaaggcaataattcgtacTCGTATaatattttttgataaaaacgtgataattcattggacaaattgagtcaaaaaacaatatttatccacttgtacagaaaaggtggtggtggaggtgtgtgactttttcctttttcttttatgaaatGAATATTAAGACTTTCAAAATCGATACtgtatcataaaaaaaaagtattgtgaTATACTGCCATATTTATATGATTTCCCACCCCTAATAATTACACTCAACAATAAAATTGTGGACGGCTCAAATGTGCGCCCTTCACAAGATTTCACTTAAAACCACAACTTAATTAGAGGGAAGAGATCGCCATGTCTTCCAGGAGCGTTTCAGTCTGAACGGGCCGACCGGGCAGCAGACTAATTTACTGAGCCACACAGCTAGCGTGGCTAAAATTGGACGGGTTTTCAGAGAAAAGTGTCAACAATTTAGACAATAATAGGATGTTTGGAGAGGTAAAGAGGTGGCGGAGGAGATTTCAGGGAAGGATGAGTACATACGCTGCACATATCTGCACTTACAAACatcatacaaacacaaacctaTTGGTCCGAGGTCGGGGAGTTCAAAATGGGCTCCGTACACCTCCAGTATGTATCCTCGGGTTTCTCCAAACACATCCACGCTGAAGCGCATCccttgctggaaaaaaaaaaagtgaaaagtggCGGTGAGAGGATTTTTAGGAAATTTAGAGCGGTTGTGTATCAAATGTGGGCTGTATCAATGCTGAGGGGGTCCAGGCTTTCTGTAGCTCGAAACCTTTTTCCactattatttagttttaaggtcactttcaaaaaaaaaaaaaagcaccaagcTACGTCTGGCTAAATACGATTTTCAGTGAGGTGTGGGGGCAGGTACGATGGCAGATTTCTTTGAAAACCGGGGAGATGGAAAACACACCTGGATGACACAGATCTCGTTCGGCTCGACCATCATCTTCCCGAACTCGGTGGTGATCAAGATCTCACCCTGCTGGGGGactgcagacacaaacaaacaaagagagaagagaaagtctGAGGGGAAAAGAACAACTGACGATTGAGCCATCATTGCTCTTGTGATAGATTCCAGTGAAAACATCAACAGGCCTTTCTCTCACCAATCAGAAAGTCTCCGTCTGAGTTGTTGAAGCACCTGCAACAGGAAAGAGTAGAAATCATCGTCGGAGCACAACCAAATATTTCACAGTTTCTCCTTTATTTGTTAAATGATGAGACTCATTTACGAATATAATCTCACCTGTCTACCATGGAGGAGTTGCAGGTGTACATGTGGATTCCGATGCCGTTGCGGGATTTAGCGTCTCCAGCACCGCAGACAGTATGAAGACCCTGAAAACGACTCCAGACGGTCAACTACAGATCTCAAGTTAAtctactgaaaataaaaaaaaaaagaaagaaagaaacttacAGTCACAAAGTCCACTTTCTTGTCTGTAGATTTGGGAATGGTGAAAGGTAGCCATCGCAGCTACGAGAGAAAACGTAGGAGTCAGAACCTACTGCTAAATGAGacactttaacctcctgagacccgagcatttgtttggaaagcatcttaatttctttaagacctgaacatccgcctgcacataaaaaaaaaaccttgtggtatttgaattaccgtaactcactgatgGACAGAATTGAAAGTGCGGCTGAACtctgggaagttgcactttctgggagaaaaaagctgccattacggtaattatgacgcaggttggggagcgacgcaagcGCTCCAGGAAGTTGTTAGGAgcaatttgttggtaaaaactaaggtagttatacccttgagagtCATACAGATCTtccagagaaaaggaaaaaggacaACTTCCCTGTGCACAGCCACACTttcaaaccactgtgagttacggtaattcaaataccgcgtGCTTTAACGTATCACCAGCGAAATGTTCAGCGTTTAAAGggttaatttctttaaaataagattaagatctttaggtatttggttTATTTAGTATGAAATACctaagaaatattaaaaataagctTCGTCTTTGAACTTGAAGTAGTATTTGAAAGAAATTATTTGGatacagggattatttcagtgtatattataatttaaccagaatataaaactgggagcgatgaaatcccaacgtcctcaaacgagtacttgttaatttgttaaatttgcatatcGAACTAGAAAAGTGAATAAGCATCAATAAACAAGtatattgaccctttgctaacGAGACAAAAGTATctctttatgaggacaacaggtctaaatgaagcagaataaactgccacaaacctataacgtaatgtccccatatgaggacgccgggtctcaggaggttaaaggaaTTTATTTGTGCAAGGAAAGACTATAGATCCCAGTATGTGTGCACAATTAAATGACTGCTCCTCTTATAGTAGTAGCGCTAGTCGTGACTCTTTGAGAGATGAAGGAATAGTCTTtgtttcttcatctttgtaTGGAATATATTGGTAACATCATAGATTTTATACagttaaacaaacaacatataCCAAATTATTTGTTGAGCTTTAAATGtgctggtgtattttttttttcatggtgtgACAGTTCAACTGTTGTTAACGATGCTAAGCTAGCGGGCTTCCACTTTAGCgtcattttaaacacacagacacgaaacaaacattaatttccagcatagactgtaaataaatagcATACCGCTCCTCTAAAGCGAAACCAAAGctaatagagctccccctggtggctggaggctagtgtataggtcataaggtccgccccctccatgttagcggcCAAATGGAGTTCAATCCATTCACTCGTATACTCGACACGAAAATGTTTAAGAAGTGTTATCCTGATAAAgattcaataaaaatacagcttttatcgaTTCATTcgaagaataaaaggacaaaacaaaacagataagtTGCGCTGCCTCGGTAacaaccgctaactgctaaACTCTCTTCCGCTATAAAACGTGACGTTTTTTACGGTTTTTAATGGATGGTTTCAGTAATTTTAagcagttaatataatgttgatgaatgttcaagtgtcaattctTTGGATAAGTTTCACTTTAGATGTTATAGCAACAGGATACgacataatggtgaccaccagtttcCATGCCAACTGCTCGGTAAAGCGGTCCAGTGGGTTGGTGAGAGTTGggaaaacaaattttaaaaaataagaacagtgtCTAATCCAATATTTCCCTGTAACAGGTGGATATGGAGCAGGGTAatatcaattaaataaaaagtgagtTTTTAGCTCTTTGCGCCAAaatcacaagatggcgccgctcGTATCCCCGggaaactagcatcagtttggtcaatgcaaggaagtggggacacaatatatatatacagtctatgatctcCACATGTAGACCCAGATAATTATCTCCACAGTCTCAACCAAgatgaaaaaggaggaaagcAAAAAAGTTTGTCCTGAACTTTGCCCGTTACTTTTTaattcatgaatattttatgtcGTATGAAAAGcagctcttcctctctctgttgaTATACCTGGTTAGGATCAGGCTCCACCTCGTTCCAGTTCTCTGTCAGGTTGCCACAGGGCACCGGGGCAAAAGGTTTATGTTTAACAGACGGGATTATGCGGTAAAACCAGCTGTAGGAAGAAGGAAGGGGCAGCGTTTAGTTTATGCACAGAGCCTTCGTTTCATTTTGCTCCAAATATCCTGATTAAAGATTCAAACTGAGGTGGACACCTCCTCTTATTGGCTGGACGGGGGCAGGTGAAGGCAGAGCCGGAGAGCTGCTCGGCGTAGAGGCCGTACGGGCAAACCTGAGGGTTGTTCTGTGGAGACataacacattaacacagtgTTACATTAGCTCTTATCATGAAGAGACCTGCTTCCTAATCCATGAGGCATCACAGGAAATATCCAttcatttaagacatttaagcacaaaatgaatgaagactTAATAGACTGAagg
It contains:
- the ndufb4 gene encoding NADH dehydrogenase [ubiquinone] 1 beta subcomplex subunit 4, translating into MADYREAPLATRPKTLDPNEYFNLSPEYRRAEEARAALRANLKRQYLQQLNNPHRKELIDDPALTRWVYARANTYPHFKPTFKTSLLGAVFGVAPLFILYFVFKTDRDRKEERIKAGIDERKFSLSY
- the hgd gene encoding homogentisate 1,2-dioxygenase, producing MAGLKYLSGFGNEFSSEDPRCPGSLPEGQNNPQVCPYGLYAEQLSGSAFTCPRPANKRSWFYRIIPSVKHKPFAPVPCGNLTENWNEVEPDPNQLRWLPFTIPKSTDKKVDFVTGLHTVCGAGDAKSRNGIGIHMYTCNSSMVDRCFNNSDGDFLIVPQQGEILITTEFGKMMVEPNEICVIQQGMRFSVDVFGETRGYILEVYGAHFELPDLGPIGANGLANPRDFLCPVVWYEDRKVPTGYTVINKYQGKLFACQQDFSPFNVVAWHGNYTPYKYNLENFMVINCVAFDHADPSIFTVLTAKSNRPGVAIADFVIFPPRWGVADHTFRPPYYHRNCMSEFMGLIKGHYEAKEEGFQPGGASLHSIMTPHGPDVDCFEKNSTAELKPERVAEGTMAFMFESSFSMAVTKWGLQTCQRLDKTYYKCWEGLRSHFNPKWKPSKE